The sequence below is a genomic window from Lolium perenne isolate Kyuss_39 chromosome 4, Kyuss_2.0, whole genome shotgun sequence.
CAAGTTTTACATATACGGGAACAAGCAAGCTCAGGAACAAGAACCCAACAAAGCCTCAGCTTGTAACTGAACACTATTAAAGTGATATCTGCATTTGCATCAGCATGGGTAACTGTTCCACAACACCAAATTCCATGGGTGCAATTATCATGAACTAGTAGATCCTACCCGGAAACCTTGATGGATATGTCTAGCTGCAAGGTATGACCCCAAAATCAGCTTGTAGCAAAGGTCGTGTTCATGCCACCACCACCAGGCTTGCACCTTCACTCCTTCAGCCATTCCCTCCTCGAGGGGCATCGGCTGTTAAAAAGGTTTTGCCCGTCAACCCCATGCCTTGCTGAAGCACCTCAGCCTCCATGCCTCATAAGGCACAGCGTGCATGTGGCAGCATCCCTGTTTTCAGGTGCACTACTATCTGCTAAGGGCATCATCTATGTTGTCAGCTGCAAATTTGATGCCATTCTGCAACAACAACATGGATTGCTCATAATACATGCCCATGTGAGAATGTATGGACTGTTGTCACTTATGTTGACCACATCATGTTCAGCTGCAGCAAATTGGGAGGCATGTCAATATATATACACCAGGTACTTGCTGCAACAGCAAGCTCTGACTTAACATGCACTACCGGTGTATGCTGTCCAAATGGAGGGGTAACAGATAATAATGTTTATCATTGCAACAAAAGGGATTTCATGTTGATGGCATGGATATATGGATGGGCTCAGTGAAAATGAAGCTCCGAGCGCACAATTGCCAAAGGCACACAGCACAAGACAGTTTGTCCAGTGGTTAACAAACGGTACAATGTGGATGCATGAATGCCTGAGCTGGAAAACACATATACCAGTGGGAACTCATACAGCCATGCAGGTCCTCCTTTGTATGCCACATGGAGGTGAGGCAGTGATTTGTGACCCAGAAGGCCTGGCGCATATGACAGGAAATGCACTATGCAGGGTCATACCTGAGAAAACAGAGGCCCTGTACAAATTATCAAATTAGGCTCTAAGTGCTAAAAGAGTCAAATATTAAAGTTTTCTCTATTCACGCGTCAATATTACATTTTTCCTGAATTATTGGACTTGCTAAAAAGAGAGCATCAGCATAGAGGTCAAACCCACCATCCTTGACAACTCAACATGTCGCTCAACTTGCTTGTGCGTGTTACAAGCAGAAGCAACTCATGGGTGGGTTTCTTTTTTCTGTGTTTTAAGCATTTCTTCGCCATGAGCAAAGTTAATAGCTTTCCAACCGTGACTCCAAATAATAAACGGTTCGAATCCATGTATTCTGGTGCTAAGGTTGTCAAAACGACATCCACTTAGACGTGTTTGAGTGAAATCTCTTTGAAATTACTTTTTAAGTGATTTAATTTCTGAACCCTCCTAGTCTAGCCCAAGAATTATTTCTTTGTAACAAACATGTGAACTTCTAAATACAAATACATGTTCTATAGCACTTATTGTTACAAAAATTGGAGTTAGATTTTCATAAGATATCTTCTCCAAGTTTAATAGGCCCAATGGAAAAAATAATGAACACAATAGTTAGAATTGACAAGACCACTCCCAATATATCAATGGGAGTGGAGGGTACCAGTTCATTGTTGCCAACTCATTTCTGTAGGGGAATCATAAATTAGCTACAAATAGGACAATCTTGGAGAGTCAATTTTTTTGAAGGAATCTTGGAGAATCAATTGCACATAGAACATTTTGTCACTGTGTGTTCAAGTTGAGAAGAGAAGCAAAGGAATGGAGATTCCTAGGAAGCTGAACAGGCAAAGAGGAGACGTGGTGATTCGTTGGAGTGTAATTGCCACTTGACAAGGCCTTGTACAGGTGCCTCACGTACAGGCCCGGGGACATGGCTTTGCACAATGAGCATCAGGATGGATGGTGTTACCACTATTACACATGTTGATGAATGACAAAATCTTATTTTAAGATGTCTAGAAGAAAATTATGACAATGCACATTAGACATGCTTAGTAGGTAGTGAGTATTAACAAGGATACAGGGGAGAAGATTGGTGACGATTCTCCGTAAATGAATTGCATGATTAAAAGAAAAAAAAGACTGGTGTAAAGAGTTGCTTCAGTTATTAGTGCACTCTGACTAAATTTGCTCATTACCTTCACCAGTTTGACGATCAGTATTGCATGCACAGTTGCTGGATTTCTGCATTCTGTCAATGTGGCAATGGGGTCACTGATCATgataaacatatcctaataaggaCACTGTGTTGTGGTTGGTCATCACATCTATGAAACTGTAATCATCAAAGAGCAGATACCTAGTGAATGCGATATAGGTACAGTTTAACATGTCACTGGTCAGGAGGATTCCTATTTAAGAGCAGACCTTAAGATATCTACAAAACCGTGATTCCAGATCCTCAAAACCAAGGTATACTAGTATCTTTCTACAGTTTTACTTGATCATTACTTTCAGCAAGAATACATTCTAAGCCATTGGCCCGCTGCAGTTTGAAGCTCAGAAATTCCTATGTTTGAAGATAAACATAGGATAATTTGACTAAACATAGATACAATACTCGTAAACGTCGTGAAATCTTCTTCCAAATTTTCATCTTGTTACTATTGGCATTACTTATGTTCTTGACTTAACCCACAGACAGTGCTGCTGCAAATAGATACAATATCAAACTGCAAGTTGTACACAAAAGCATGTCTTGCAAGTGAGTTGATGATACGTTACTACTTGCTACAAAGTACAAACAAGAGTATGGAGAAGGGTAACACGAATTACAAGGGCCACCCAACTGACCTCATGATCCATTGTTGGAACGCTAACTCACCTAGTTACCGAGCTGAAAGTATCAAAAGAAGAAGCATATGAATTAGAACATATGAATTAGAACTTCCACAAATCACACAATGCAGCACACACCGAATGGGGCAAATATTTCTTTCATTGTATGAAAATATTTAATCTATACAGCAGTTTTTTCGAgccaaggaaaaaagaaaaaggaaggggGGAAATACAGATGAATTCTCTATACAGCAAGGAATATCAGATGTGTGATCCTCTTCTCCACAAACCTGAAAACTCTATCGATCCAACTAACAAGTATAAGTAGGTCACAAGGCTGGGGAACACATCCTCAGACAAGCAGCAAGGAAGGCAACTGGACTACTGGAGTGACAAACAATAATCTGCACTCAACATCACAAGCTATCTGAAACATTTGGATGGTGCAAGCCCACTGTATCACCATGTTCTGATCATATCTCTCTTTTTATTTATTTCTCAGCAGGGAGAACGATGTTGTGATACGCGAGGCGATTCCAAGGTGGCCCTCAGTGTCCCTCCGAGCTCCATGGGCACCAGGGGAATCAGAGAGTGGAGCACATCTGTGATTAGTGGCCTATAACTTGGTTCTGGCTGCACACAGAGCACAGACACTGCAGCAACCTGAAAGGTAGTGAATAACACCAATCTAGTTAGTTAAGAAGACATGATGCAAATGGAAGAAACGATTATGAGGTAATTTTGATAGTGAGCAGTACTTGGTACAAGTGCTTCAGGTCCATCGTGTTCTTAATCACGGGGTCAATTATGGTTGGGAGCTTTGATCTGTCAATTAGCTGAGGCATGGCCTGCATTTCATCTCAAATATGTTAATGGATTTGATAAATGCAAATTGCCTCAATTCAGGCAGTGAAAATCAGAAGTAATCTATGCATATTGACAGTAAACTGCTCCACTCTTTAAATGGGCTGATTCTAGCTATTTTTTCAGAGTGTTGCATAACAGAATAATGTGTACCCATGTAACAATTGATTGGCATTGAGATGGGGCCATCTTCTCAATTGGCCTCCTTCCCAACAAAAGCTCAAGAAGTACTACTCCGAACGCATATACATCGCTCTTCTCTGTCAACTTCCCTGTATTGAATACAGTTGCACGTAATAAGAATAAGACATCATTGCCGTGACTAATGTTAAGTGTAGACAGTAGGTTGCAGATGAGGgataagaagaagaaaaaggggacATACCGTCTAATAAGTACTCAGGAGCAACATACCCCAAAGTTCCGGAAAGCTTCAGATTACCTTTGCTGCGATTTCCACTTGACACTGCAAGGCCGAAATCTGAAATCTGTACACCAACAAAGGATCAATGAATTGTTCTTCTTTTTCATCAAGTAGTATGAGTTATGGTCAACAGTACTATTTTAGTTGACCAGAAGTAAAATATGTAGTCATACCTTGGCATTGAAATCTGAATCCAAAAGTATGTTAGATGACTTCAGATCCCTGTGGATAATTGGCGGACTGCAGTGCTCATGAAGATATTCTAATCCCCTGGTCAAGTTCAGTTTACAGATGCATATTAGAATAACCCATCATAAGCatctaaagtggttattattcatGAAAGCTGAAGCAAAGCACAAGATGGAGAACCTTGCTGTGTCAAGAGCAATCTTCATCCGGATGTGCCAACTTAGAGCTGATCCATGTGATGGGCCTATGTAACCATAGCCATATCTTATCAATACTTCTTATACTTGTCTAACATCACAGTTCAAGATAAAAGCCGACATGATAGCATAAAAAATGTTATGGATGTTGATAATACCATGAAGCTGTGTTTCCAATGATCCATTCTCCATTAGCTCATACACGATGAAGCGGTAATCCTCATGAATGCAGAAGCCCACAAGGGACACTATATTTGAATGCCGAATCCTCTGAAGCAAATCTAGCTCATTCTGCCAAATTCAAAAACCACCAAGGCATACTCAGCAAGCAAGACCACATACTGACAAAGAACGGGGATGGGAGAAGAACCGATGTCGCACACAATCATCACCTCAAATTCCTTCTCGTACTCTTGATCCTCACCCCCCAACCTTTTCACGGCAGCGACAAAGCCTCCATCAAAATTGGCCTTGTACACGCACCCGAACCCGCCGACTCCGAGCACGTTGGTGTCGCTGAAATTCCCCGTTGCCTTTTCCAATGAGGTGTACTCCATCATCGCCACAAGGCACTTCTTGCTAGACTTGAATGAGTTGAAGTTGTTCAAGATGGGCACCAATGCAATCCTGGCAGTATCTGAACAATACAATTACTCTGGATCAGTAGCCAGGTAACTTACACCGTCAACAGAACAAATTATAACTCGGTAATGATTGCAAGATCCAATTAGCAGAGAGCAAGACCTGTGCTCTGGGTGTCCTTGAAATCATCCGGGGCTCGGCGATATCGCTGCCACACGATGCCGGCATACAGGGCGGCCAGGACGATTGCCACGCCGGCAATGGAGGCAAGGGCGATGGCGATGATAAGCTCCCTGCGTAAATGATGGCGTTTCACCTCCACTGCAAAACAGAGCCAAAATGGAGGGTTGGGGTTAGGCACCGAGGGTGTTTAATTGACATTTTCGAATGAAGCTATTTGAGTAAAAAAAATGGAGTAACCCAAACCCAACTTTCTTTtagcaaaacaccaaaagaagagACTCTTTTATTACATTTGATGCAACGATCTTAGGAAGATCCATGAATTGCTTCCTCTCAGATATTGTCAAGTTTTATGACCCCAAAATGCACTACAGTAATTTCTTCCCAGCATTCCGAAAGAAAGAGCTGTGTGCTCAGCTTAAGCTCGAGCTGAAATTCACGAGAAACGAAGCCATTGTTCGATCGAactttgaagataaaagatcccAAGATGCATTTTTCCCCATCGTTCCCAAACATACCAAAACGGCTTCCCCACCACATCGGCACAGAAATTTCTGGAAGGACAACGGAATAAACAAGAGAAAGTTTCCCCAGATATGGCATTCGAAAGGAGAACATTCACGGACGAGCAAATGCGAGAGCACAGGGCCAGAATCAGGTAACCCAGAAAACAACACTGCAAGAACACATGAATGCCCAGGGGTAAAAAACAAATAAGCTTTGATCCAGCTGCACTGCCGACCTACCAAGGGGAGCAGCTGCCGGAggcacggcggcgccgccgttAGAGGAGGCGAGGTCGCCGACGGCAGCGGCTGCAGCCACCGCGGAAGAAGGGGGAGACACTCATATGGCATTAGCCTATGGACCTGAATGATTGATGTCAAGTTGCTGTTTCACTGAAATATGACAACAATGAAAATTAAAACTTTGGGAAGGTGCACAAAAACTATGACAATGCACGAAACATGTTTAGAAAGTAGTGAGTAGTAACAAGGAATACAGGGGACAATTGGTGGTGATTAAGAAAAAACGTTTGGTGGAAATAATTGGTTCAGTTATTAGTACACTGCATGACTAATTTGCTGATATCGCACTCATTTTTCTGGAAAACAATAAACATTTGTTACCTTCAACAGTTTGATGATCAATATTGCATGCACAGCTTCTGGCTTTCTGCATTCTTCCAGTTGGCAACATGACCAGTAATCATGATAAATGTATCTGCATAAGGACATGGTGTTGTGGTCGTTCATTGTATCACGCCCACATCCATGAAACTGCAACTATAAAAGAGCAGATACCTAGTGGATGGGGTATCGGTACAGTTCAACATTCACTGCTAAGATTCCTATTTAAAAGAACAGAGCTCAAGATATC
It includes:
- the LOC127292918 gene encoding probable receptor-like protein kinase At1g80640 is translated as MMEYTSLEKATGNFSDTNVLGVGGFGCVYKANFDGGFVAAVKRLGGEDQEYEKEFENELDLLQRIRHSNIVSLVGFCIHEDYRFIVYELMENGSLETQLHGPSHGSALSWHIRMKIALDTARGLEYLHEHCSPPIIHRDLKSSNILLDSDFNAKISDFGLAVSSGNRSKGNLKLSGTLGYVAPEYLLDGKLTEKSDVYAFGVVLLELLLGRRPIEKMAPSQCQSIVTWAMPQLIDRSKLPTIIDPVIKNTMDLKHLYQVAAVSVLCVQPEPSYRPLITDVLHSLIPLVPMELGGTLRATLESPRVSQHRSPC